The Mesorhizobium sp. AR02 genomic interval TCTCGTCACGGTCGTCGTGATAGAGCCTGATGCGCCTGTCGTAGCGCTCCCGCAGCACGTCGGCATAGGTGCCGAGCGAGGCGGTGCGGCAGGTGTAGTGCAGTTCGAAATTACCGCCCTCCCCCGCCAGTTGCGCGGTCTGCGCCATGAAGGGGGTGATGCCTATGCCGCCGGCGAGCATCAGGTGTTTTTTTGCCCTGAGATCGAGCGAGAACAGATTGACCGGATAGCTGATCACCATCTCGAGGCCCGGCTTGACGGACCTGTGCATGAACAGCGAGCCGCCGCGGCCGACATCGTCGCGACGCACCGAGATGGTGTATTCGCGCGTGTCGAGCGGCGAGCCCATCAGCGAATAGGGATTGAGCCGGGTGCGGTCGCCGTCGCGCATCTCAACCACGACATGGGCGCCGCCGGAAAAGGTCGGCAAAAGCTCGCCGTCGCGCCGGCGGAAATGGAAGCGTGTGACCAGCTCGTTGACCGGAACGACGTCGCTGACGACGACATCGAGTTTGGTGGTGCCAGTGCTCATGGGGAGGCCTCCTCCATTGGAGGAATCTCCGAGCGATCCTCGGCATTGATGCAG includes:
- a CDS encoding PDR/VanB family oxidoreductase is translated as MSTGTTKLDVVVSDVVPVNELVTRFHFRRRDGELLPTFSGGAHVVVEMRDGDRTRLNPYSLMGSPLDTREYTISVRRDDVGRGGSLFMHRSVKPGLEMVISYPVNLFSLDLRAKKHLMLAGGIGITPFMAQTAQLAGEGGNFELHYTCRTASLGTYADVLRERYDRRIRLYHDDRDESIDLDRLLSTQPLGTHLYVCGPAGMINWVRDRAASLGWPSEAVHFEHFAAPQPGLPFDVTLAVSGKSIRVGEQQSLLEAIEAAGVDPPYLCRGGVCGQCETNVISYDGKFIHNDHWLSEEDHRSGCKIMPCVSRFEGRSLVLER